In Alteromonas mediterranea DE, a single genomic region encodes these proteins:
- a CDS encoding PilW family protein, whose protein sequence is MRGVKHMSQRGFSLVELMITLTLGLVISGAIIQVLVSSSVTNKLNQAVAQVQESGRFIMGRLSAEFYEVGRYDQITANVDTSVDIVAEAAYVENHPIAVAGDFVNNATLGSVQTSSGGSDKLVVSLLGQEDCTGNQHGYALGSEFHVVNHYFVSGSTLKCTGYDGRVLRGLKPQSVSPVTVTLLDNVESFQVQFGISDSISTSQGQAISYVTADEITGLRSLNQQVVSLRWALMIKSYQNEVRQTNAQKFALLNEASKTMDTAHYYQVFSKTLALRNMKNFVRSSQ, encoded by the coding sequence ATGAGAGGTGTGAAACACATGAGTCAGCGGGGCTTTTCATTAGTCGAGCTCATGATTACCTTAACCTTAGGTTTAGTTATTTCTGGTGCAATTATTCAAGTACTTGTTAGTAGCAGTGTTACTAACAAACTGAACCAAGCTGTCGCTCAAGTACAAGAGTCGGGGCGCTTTATCATGGGACGCCTTTCCGCTGAATTTTACGAAGTAGGCCGCTATGACCAGATTACCGCGAATGTAGACACCTCAGTTGATATAGTGGCCGAAGCTGCCTACGTTGAAAATCATCCTATTGCTGTTGCTGGTGATTTTGTTAACAACGCTACCTTAGGCAGCGTGCAAACGTCTAGCGGCGGCAGCGATAAACTTGTAGTGAGCCTGCTAGGTCAAGAGGATTGCACGGGAAACCAACACGGTTACGCTTTAGGCAGCGAATTTCATGTGGTTAATCACTACTTTGTAAGCGGCAGTACGCTCAAGTGTACCGGATACGATGGACGTGTTTTGCGGGGCTTAAAGCCGCAGTCGGTTTCACCAGTTACTGTCACCCTTCTCGATAACGTAGAAAGCTTTCAAGTGCAATTTGGCATTTCCGACAGTATCAGCACATCTCAAGGGCAAGCCATCTCTTACGTAACCGCCGATGAGATAACGGGTTTAAGATCACTTAATCAACAAGTTGTGTCACTGCGATGGGCCCTCATGATTAAAAGTTATCAAAATGAAGTTAGGCAAACTAACGCGCAAAAGTTTGCACTGTTAAACGAAGCGTCTAAAACCATGGACACGGCGCATTACTACCAGGTTTTCTCAAAGACGCTGGCACTTCGAAATATGAAAAATTTTGTCAGGAGTTCACAATGA